A single window of Melospiza georgiana isolate bMelGeo1 chromosome 6, bMelGeo1.pri, whole genome shotgun sequence DNA harbors:
- the FNBP4 gene encoding formin-binding protein 4 isoform X2, whose protein sequence is MGKKARAAPGRRPILQLSPPAPRRDEAAGPAGEGGDSGSEADEPETVAEPPRNPPNPPPPAPAAVKATGGLCLLGAYADSDDEEGETPEKPARSTDANGSNSADIDSTLANFLAEIDAITAPAQPAEPTAASSSSSSSSSVPPPMPPRPEPKESGSGPSSGTANGTGSAPAPEWQYDTQCSLAGVGELEMGDWQEVWDENTGCYYYWNTQSNEVTWELPQYLATQVQGLQHYQHSTVAGTNGSFMAATEPFPQEKGTPGSTGRGTSLSTREVKKEVNEGVQALSNSEEERKGVAAALLAPLVPDVVKEEEERWRRKVICKEEVEPPLEEEAKVEEAPAVPEEPEPSRDPLEDTGQEDLCSVVQSGESAEEEEEQDTLELEMVLERKKAELRALEEGDGSVSGSSPLSDGSQSAPQDASRRLASKRGKWKLFVGAASPEAASRGPSRTGRESPEAGEAAPSTEATDLSSDKETESEEPQEKAKSQGAPKMEEEEQDLKFQIGELANTLTSKLEFLGINRQSISNFHMLLLQTETRIADWREGALNGNYLKRKLQDAAEQLKQYEINATPKGWSCHWDREHRRYFYVNERSGESQWEFPDGEDEEEGQRGAADRKPDSPPKPPPKDKGEQAEGPAERPAGSLCKESFSGQVPATSLMPLTPFWTLLQSSVPVLQPPLPLEMPPPPPPPPDSPPPPPPPPPPPGEDGEIQEVEMEDEGGEEPPAPGTEEDAPLKSLVRPAASSSQTTVDPSPAPLLSAKPQKRKAVEMSPGLMQRTATIGSCPVIYSQPLMATGKYQPSAVPLASLRPRQRLQSEIQGRPNLRMAPGPAQPAALGLQSSYLGVTGPAAPSMMGYSECAVPVSPASTQPVPARGALPATGTAAEQPPPPPQTPPPPTPKAPPPPEKEKPRKGRKDKGKKGKTKMPSLVKKWQSIQRELDEEENSSSSEEDRETTAQRRIEEWKQQQLMSGMAERNANFEALPEDWRSRLKRRKTASST, encoded by the exons ATGGGGAAGAAGGCGCGGGCCGCGCCCGGCCGCCGGcccatcctgcagctctccccgcccgccccgcgccgcgaCGAGGCCGCAGGACCCGCGGGAGAGGGGGGCGACTCGGGCTCTGAAGCGG ATGAGCCCGAGACGGTGGCGGAGCCGCCCCGCAACCCGCCGAATCCGCCGCctcccgctcccgccgcggTCAAGGCCACAG GAGGTTTGTGCCTGCTGGGTGCCTATGCTGACAGTGATGATGAGGAGGGTGAGACCCCGGAGAAGCCGGCCCGCTCCACGGATGCCAACGGCAGCAACTCTGCCGACATCGACAGCACCCTGGCGAACTTCCTGGCT GAGATCGACGCCATCAcggccccagcacagcctgctgagcccactgctgcctcctcttcctcatcttcctcctcctccgtgCCGCCCCCGATGCCTCCCCGCCCGGAGCCCAAGGAGTCGGGCTCAGGCCCCTCGTCGGGCACAGCCAACGGCACGGGCTCGGCTCCGGCCCCCGAGTGGCAGTACGACACCCAGTGCTCGCTGGCCGGAG TGGGAGAGCTGGAGATGGGTGACTGGCAGGAAGTGTGGGATGAGAACACCGGCTGCTACTACTATTGGAACACCCAGAGCAACGAGGTGACCTGGGAGCTGCCGCAGTACTTGGCAACGCAGGTCCAGGGCCTGCAGCATTACCAGCACAG CACCGTGGCAGGCACCAATGGCAGCTTCATGGCAGCCACGGAGCCATTCCCTCAGGAGAAGGGGACCCCAGGCAGCACTGGCCGTGGGACCAGCCTCAGCACGCGGGAGGTGAAGAAG GAAGTGAATGAAGGAGTGCAGGCTCTCTCCAACAGTGAGGAAGAGAGGAAGGGAGTGGCTGCGGCCCTCCTGGCCCCACTCGTGCCTGACGTGgtgaaggaggaagaggagcgcTGGAGGAGGAAAGTGATTTGCAAAGAGGAGGTTGAGCCACCTCTGGAAGAGGAGGCGAAAGTGGAAGAGGCACCAGCTGTCCCAGAAgagccagagcccagcagggatccCCTGGAAGACACAGGGCAGGAGGATCTGTGCAGCGTGGTGCAGTCAGGGGAGAgcgcggaggaggaggaggagcaggacacACTAGAGCTGGAGATGGtgctggagaggaaaaag GCGGAGCTGCGTGCCCTGGAGGAGGGGGATGGCAGCGTCTCGGGCTCCAGCCCGCTCTCCGACGGGAGCCAGTCGGCCCCGCAGGACGCGTCCCGCAGGCTGGCCTCCAAGAGGGGCAAATGGAAGCTGTTCGTGGGAGCCgccagccccgaggctgccagcCGAGGCCCCAGCAGAACGGGCCGGGAGAGCCCAGAGGCAGGAGAAGCAG ccccaagcACAGAAGCAACTGATCTGAGCTCAGACAAAGAGACAGAAtctgaggagccccaggaaaaaGCCAAATCACAAGGGGCTCCAAAaatggaagaggaggagcaggatcTAAAG TTTCAGATTGGAGAGCTGGCAAATACTCTGACTAGTAAATTGGAGTTCCTGGGCATCAACAGACAATCTATCTCCAACTTCCACATGTTGCTGTTGCAGACAGAG ACCCGCATTGCAGACTGGCGAGAAGGTGCTCTCAATGGAAACTACCTCAAACGCAAACTCCAAGACGCAGCCGAACAGCTTAAACAATACGAAATAAACGCCACCCCTAAAGGCTGGTCCTGCCACTGGGACAG GGAGCATAGACGCTATTTCTATGTTAACGAGCGCTCGGGAGAGTCGCAGTGGGAGTTCCCCGATGGGGAGGACGAAGAGGAGGGACAGCGAGGTGCCGCCGACAGAAAACCCGACAGTCCTCCAAAGCCACCTCCCAAAGACAAAGGAGAGCAGGCCGAGGGCCCCGCCGAGCGCCCCGCAG GCTCCCTTTGTAAAGAATCCTTCTCAGGCCAAGTTCCTGCTACATCTCTCATGCCGCTCACTCCATTTTGGACTCTGCTTCAGTCCTCTGTCCCAGTCCTCCAACCTCCCTTGCCTTTGGAAATGCCTCCGCCGCCTCCACCCCCCCCAGACTCGCCCCCGCCACCTCCACCGCCGCCTCCACCGCCTGGAGAAGATGGGGAGATCCAGGAAGTGGAGATGGAAGATGAGGGGGGTGAGGAGCCACCTGCCCCAGGAACAGAGGAAGATGCTCCCCTGAAGTCCCTGGTGcgccctgctgccagcagcagccag ACCACCGTCGATCCGAGCCCAGCCCCGCTGCTCTCGGCCAAGCCACAGAAGAGGAAAGCAGTGGAGATGAGCCCGGGGCTGATGCAGCGCACGGCCACCATTGGCAGCTGCCCCGTCATCTACAGCCAGCCCCTGATGGCCACGGGCAAGTACCAGCCATCAGCCGTGCCCCTGGCCTCCCTAAGGCCCCGCCAGCGCCTCCAGAGCGAGATCCAGGGACGGCCCAACCTCCGCATGGCTCCGGGCCCCGCTCAGCCCGCGGCGCTGGGGCTGCAGTCCAGCTACCTGGGTGTGACGGGACCTGCCGCTCCTTCCATGATGGGATACTCGGAGTGCGCTGTGCCCGTCAGCCCGGCCAGCACGCAGCCGGTGCCGGCACGGGGAGCGCTGCCAGCCACGGgcactgcagctgagcagcccccGCCACCCCCACAGACACCCCCACCGCCCACCCCCAAGGCGCCGCCGCCTCCGGAGAAGGAGAAGCCGAGGAAGGGGCGCAAGGACAAG GGCAAGAAGGGCAAGACGAAGATGCCATCGCTGGTGAAGAAGTGGCAGAGTATCCAGCGGGAGCTGGATGAGGAGGAGAATTCCAGCTCCAGCGAGGAGGACCGGGAGACCACAGCCCAGCGGCGCATCGAGgagtggaagcagcagcagctgatgag TGGCATGGCTGAGAGAAACGCCAACTTcgaggcactgccagaggactGGCGGTCACGGCTGAAGCGGAGGAAAACAGCCTCGAGCACATGA
- the FNBP4 gene encoding formin-binding protein 4 isoform X1 produces the protein MGKKARAAPGRRPILQLSPPAPRRDEAAGPAGEGGDSGSEADEPETVAEPPRNPPNPPPPAPAAVKATGGLCLLGAYADSDDEEGETPEKPARSTDANGSNSADIDSTLANFLAEIDAITAPAQPAEPTAASSSSSSSSSVPPPMPPRPEPKESGSGPSSGTANGTGSAPAPEWQYDTQCSLAGVGELEMGDWQEVWDENTGCYYYWNTQSNEVTWELPQYLATQVQGLQHYQHSSTVAGTNGSFMAATEPFPQEKGTPGSTGRGTSLSTREVKKEVNEGVQALSNSEEERKGVAAALLAPLVPDVVKEEEERWRRKVICKEEVEPPLEEEAKVEEAPAVPEEPEPSRDPLEDTGQEDLCSVVQSGESAEEEEEQDTLELEMVLERKKAELRALEEGDGSVSGSSPLSDGSQSAPQDASRRLASKRGKWKLFVGAASPEAASRGPSRTGRESPEAGEAAPSTEATDLSSDKETESEEPQEKAKSQGAPKMEEEEQDLKFQIGELANTLTSKLEFLGINRQSISNFHMLLLQTETRIADWREGALNGNYLKRKLQDAAEQLKQYEINATPKGWSCHWDREHRRYFYVNERSGESQWEFPDGEDEEEGQRGAADRKPDSPPKPPPKDKGEQAEGPAERPAGSLCKESFSGQVPATSLMPLTPFWTLLQSSVPVLQPPLPLEMPPPPPPPPDSPPPPPPPPPPPGEDGEIQEVEMEDEGGEEPPAPGTEEDAPLKSLVRPAASSSQTTVDPSPAPLLSAKPQKRKAVEMSPGLMQRTATIGSCPVIYSQPLMATGKYQPSAVPLASLRPRQRLQSEIQGRPNLRMAPGPAQPAALGLQSSYLGVTGPAAPSMMGYSECAVPVSPASTQPVPARGALPATGTAAEQPPPPPQTPPPPTPKAPPPPEKEKPRKGRKDKGKKGKTKMPSLVKKWQSIQRELDEEENSSSSEEDRETTAQRRIEEWKQQQLMSGMAERNANFEALPEDWRSRLKRRKTASST, from the exons ATGGGGAAGAAGGCGCGGGCCGCGCCCGGCCGCCGGcccatcctgcagctctccccgcccgccccgcgccgcgaCGAGGCCGCAGGACCCGCGGGAGAGGGGGGCGACTCGGGCTCTGAAGCGG ATGAGCCCGAGACGGTGGCGGAGCCGCCCCGCAACCCGCCGAATCCGCCGCctcccgctcccgccgcggTCAAGGCCACAG GAGGTTTGTGCCTGCTGGGTGCCTATGCTGACAGTGATGATGAGGAGGGTGAGACCCCGGAGAAGCCGGCCCGCTCCACGGATGCCAACGGCAGCAACTCTGCCGACATCGACAGCACCCTGGCGAACTTCCTGGCT GAGATCGACGCCATCAcggccccagcacagcctgctgagcccactgctgcctcctcttcctcatcttcctcctcctccgtgCCGCCCCCGATGCCTCCCCGCCCGGAGCCCAAGGAGTCGGGCTCAGGCCCCTCGTCGGGCACAGCCAACGGCACGGGCTCGGCTCCGGCCCCCGAGTGGCAGTACGACACCCAGTGCTCGCTGGCCGGAG TGGGAGAGCTGGAGATGGGTGACTGGCAGGAAGTGTGGGATGAGAACACCGGCTGCTACTACTATTGGAACACCCAGAGCAACGAGGTGACCTGGGAGCTGCCGCAGTACTTGGCAACGCAGGTCCAGGGCCTGCAGCATTACCAGCACAG CAGCACCGTGGCAGGCACCAATGGCAGCTTCATGGCAGCCACGGAGCCATTCCCTCAGGAGAAGGGGACCCCAGGCAGCACTGGCCGTGGGACCAGCCTCAGCACGCGGGAGGTGAAGAAG GAAGTGAATGAAGGAGTGCAGGCTCTCTCCAACAGTGAGGAAGAGAGGAAGGGAGTGGCTGCGGCCCTCCTGGCCCCACTCGTGCCTGACGTGgtgaaggaggaagaggagcgcTGGAGGAGGAAAGTGATTTGCAAAGAGGAGGTTGAGCCACCTCTGGAAGAGGAGGCGAAAGTGGAAGAGGCACCAGCTGTCCCAGAAgagccagagcccagcagggatccCCTGGAAGACACAGGGCAGGAGGATCTGTGCAGCGTGGTGCAGTCAGGGGAGAgcgcggaggaggaggaggagcaggacacACTAGAGCTGGAGATGGtgctggagaggaaaaag GCGGAGCTGCGTGCCCTGGAGGAGGGGGATGGCAGCGTCTCGGGCTCCAGCCCGCTCTCCGACGGGAGCCAGTCGGCCCCGCAGGACGCGTCCCGCAGGCTGGCCTCCAAGAGGGGCAAATGGAAGCTGTTCGTGGGAGCCgccagccccgaggctgccagcCGAGGCCCCAGCAGAACGGGCCGGGAGAGCCCAGAGGCAGGAGAAGCAG ccccaagcACAGAAGCAACTGATCTGAGCTCAGACAAAGAGACAGAAtctgaggagccccaggaaaaaGCCAAATCACAAGGGGCTCCAAAaatggaagaggaggagcaggatcTAAAG TTTCAGATTGGAGAGCTGGCAAATACTCTGACTAGTAAATTGGAGTTCCTGGGCATCAACAGACAATCTATCTCCAACTTCCACATGTTGCTGTTGCAGACAGAG ACCCGCATTGCAGACTGGCGAGAAGGTGCTCTCAATGGAAACTACCTCAAACGCAAACTCCAAGACGCAGCCGAACAGCTTAAACAATACGAAATAAACGCCACCCCTAAAGGCTGGTCCTGCCACTGGGACAG GGAGCATAGACGCTATTTCTATGTTAACGAGCGCTCGGGAGAGTCGCAGTGGGAGTTCCCCGATGGGGAGGACGAAGAGGAGGGACAGCGAGGTGCCGCCGACAGAAAACCCGACAGTCCTCCAAAGCCACCTCCCAAAGACAAAGGAGAGCAGGCCGAGGGCCCCGCCGAGCGCCCCGCAG GCTCCCTTTGTAAAGAATCCTTCTCAGGCCAAGTTCCTGCTACATCTCTCATGCCGCTCACTCCATTTTGGACTCTGCTTCAGTCCTCTGTCCCAGTCCTCCAACCTCCCTTGCCTTTGGAAATGCCTCCGCCGCCTCCACCCCCCCCAGACTCGCCCCCGCCACCTCCACCGCCGCCTCCACCGCCTGGAGAAGATGGGGAGATCCAGGAAGTGGAGATGGAAGATGAGGGGGGTGAGGAGCCACCTGCCCCAGGAACAGAGGAAGATGCTCCCCTGAAGTCCCTGGTGcgccctgctgccagcagcagccag ACCACCGTCGATCCGAGCCCAGCCCCGCTGCTCTCGGCCAAGCCACAGAAGAGGAAAGCAGTGGAGATGAGCCCGGGGCTGATGCAGCGCACGGCCACCATTGGCAGCTGCCCCGTCATCTACAGCCAGCCCCTGATGGCCACGGGCAAGTACCAGCCATCAGCCGTGCCCCTGGCCTCCCTAAGGCCCCGCCAGCGCCTCCAGAGCGAGATCCAGGGACGGCCCAACCTCCGCATGGCTCCGGGCCCCGCTCAGCCCGCGGCGCTGGGGCTGCAGTCCAGCTACCTGGGTGTGACGGGACCTGCCGCTCCTTCCATGATGGGATACTCGGAGTGCGCTGTGCCCGTCAGCCCGGCCAGCACGCAGCCGGTGCCGGCACGGGGAGCGCTGCCAGCCACGGgcactgcagctgagcagcccccGCCACCCCCACAGACACCCCCACCGCCCACCCCCAAGGCGCCGCCGCCTCCGGAGAAGGAGAAGCCGAGGAAGGGGCGCAAGGACAAG GGCAAGAAGGGCAAGACGAAGATGCCATCGCTGGTGAAGAAGTGGCAGAGTATCCAGCGGGAGCTGGATGAGGAGGAGAATTCCAGCTCCAGCGAGGAGGACCGGGAGACCACAGCCCAGCGGCGCATCGAGgagtggaagcagcagcagctgatgag TGGCATGGCTGAGAGAAACGCCAACTTcgaggcactgccagaggactGGCGGTCACGGCTGAAGCGGAGGAAAACAGCCTCGAGCACATGA